Proteins from a genomic interval of Arachis hypogaea cultivar Tifrunner chromosome 10, arahy.Tifrunner.gnm2.J5K5, whole genome shotgun sequence:
- the LOC140175865 gene encoding serine/threonine-protein kinase ATG1t-like, translating to MEFCAGGNLASYIRSHGSVQQQTARRFMQQLGSGIKILQSYGIIHRDLKPELEHLIMTQNLMNKRSTQFKNVIY from the exons ATGGAGTTCTGTGCTGGAGGGAACCTTGCTTCTTATATCCGATCCCATGGGAGCGTTCAACAACAAACTGCCAGAAGATTCATGCAGCAGCTCG GTTCTggtataaaaatattacaaagtTATGGTATCATTCATAGAGACTTGAAACCAGAG TTAGAGCACCTCATCATGACTCAAAATCTAATGAACAAGAGATCAA CTCAATTCAAGAATGTCATATACTGA